In Dolichospermum flos-aquae CCAP 1403/13F, the following proteins share a genomic window:
- a CDS encoding 30S ribosomal protein S1, protein MVNQNLTATEIGFTHEDFAALLDKYDYHFSPGDVVPGTVFSIEPRGALIDIGAKTAAYIPIQEMSINRVDAPEEVLQSNETREFFILTDENEDGQLTLSIRRIEYMRAWERVRQLQAEDATVRSGVFATNRGGALVRIEGLRGFIPGSHISTRKPKEDLVGEELPLKFLEVDEERNRLVLSHRRALVERKMNRLEVGEVVIGTVRGIKPYGAFIDIGGVSGLLHISEISHEHIDTPHSVFNVNDEVKVMIIDLDAERGRISLSTKQLEPEPGDMIKNRDLVYDKAEEMAAKYREQLLAKQQGITIPAEVAPVEGAEEIAPEEGVAEEVASVEAVAEEEIPAATEIEEEIPAAIES, encoded by the coding sequence ATGGTCAATCAGAACTTAACCGCTACAGAAATTGGATTTACCCACGAAGATTTCGCTGCTCTACTTGATAAATACGACTATCACTTCAGCCCTGGAGATGTCGTACCGGGTACAGTTTTCAGTATAGAGCCGCGCGGCGCTCTGATTGACATAGGTGCGAAAACCGCAGCATATATACCCATACAAGAAATGTCTATTAACCGGGTCGATGCCCCGGAAGAAGTCTTACAATCAAACGAAACACGGGAATTTTTCATTCTTACCGATGAAAATGAAGATGGTCAGCTCACCCTTTCAATTCGTCGGATTGAGTATATGCGGGCTTGGGAGCGAGTGCGGCAGTTGCAAGCAGAAGATGCTACTGTCCGTTCTGGCGTTTTCGCAACCAACCGTGGTGGTGCATTAGTGCGAATTGAAGGATTGCGCGGCTTTATCCCCGGTTCTCATATTAGCACTCGCAAACCCAAGGAAGATTTGGTAGGCGAAGAACTGCCCTTGAAATTCTTAGAAGTAGATGAAGAGCGTAACCGCTTAGTTCTCTCCCATCGTCGGGCGCTGGTTGAGCGGAAGATGAACCGTTTGGAAGTTGGCGAAGTGGTTATTGGTACTGTTCGCGGTATCAAACCTTACGGTGCTTTCATTGATATTGGTGGCGTGAGCGGACTGCTACACATTTCTGAGATTTCCCACGAGCATATTGACACTCCCCATAGTGTATTCAATGTTAATGATGAAGTGAAAGTAATGATCATTGACTTGGATGCAGAAAGGGGACGGATTTCGCTGTCTACCAAACAGTTAGAACCTGAACCCGGTGACATGATCAAGAACCGTGATTTGGTTTACGATAAGGCCGAAGAAATGGCAGCTAAGTATCGGGAACAATTGCTTGCTAAACAGCAAGGTATTACTATACCTGCGGAAGTAGCACCTGTGGAAGGCGCTGAAGAAATTGCACCTGAAGAAGGCGTAGCTGAAGAAGTTGCATCTGTGGAAGCTGTAGCTGAGGAAGAAATTCCCGCAGCAACAGAAATTGAAGAAGAGATCCCAGCCGCTATTGAATCATAG
- a CDS encoding HAD family hydrolase, which produces MVTIKCKNIAFSHIEAILFDKNGTLEDSESYLITLAQKATRIIDAQIPGIGEPLLMAFGINGDFLDPAGLISVASRKETEVAAAAYIAETGRGWFESLKIARQALEEADQYVSKTPSPLFVGSLEVLQSLSVAGLKLGILSAATTEDVEKFVINHQLSDYLQLEKGVDEGPSKPDPALFLEACQALGVAPGATLMVGDSVGDMQMARDAKAAGCIGITWIGRADNVKGADVVINQLDEIQVIDD; this is translated from the coding sequence ATGGTAACTATTAAATGTAAAAACATTGCGTTTTCTCATATTGAAGCAATTTTATTTGATAAAAACGGGACTTTAGAAGATTCCGAGTCATATTTAATAACGTTGGCACAAAAAGCAACGCGGATAATAGACGCGCAAATTCCCGGTATTGGTGAACCATTGTTAATGGCTTTTGGTATTAATGGCGATTTTTTAGATCCAGCGGGTTTAATATCAGTAGCGAGTCGCAAAGAAACGGAAGTTGCAGCAGCAGCCTATATTGCGGAAACCGGAAGAGGATGGTTTGAATCTTTGAAAATTGCCCGTCAAGCTTTAGAAGAGGCTGATCAATATGTTAGCAAAACTCCCTCACCTTTATTTGTGGGTAGTTTGGAGGTATTACAGTCTTTGTCAGTAGCGGGATTAAAATTGGGGATTCTGTCAGCAGCAACTACTGAAGATGTAGAAAAATTTGTGATTAATCACCAATTAAGCGATTATTTGCAACTGGAAAAGGGAGTTGATGAGGGTCCAAGTAAACCAGATCCAGCCCTGTTTTTAGAAGCTTGTCAAGCTTTAGGAGTAGCACCAGGGGCAACTTTAATGGTAGGTGATTCTGTGGGTGATATGCAAATGGCACGTGATGCTAAAGCTGCTGGCTGTATTGGTATTACTTGGATTGGGAGGGCAGATAATGTTAAAGGTGCAGATGTGGTAATTAATCAACTTGATGAAATTCAGGTGATTGATGATTGA
- a CDS encoding TspO/MBR family protein, with protein MNQSNNSGILEQFVNMVMGVKTGNQQQSLNTSATATQELDIKAVLVYKLGTILQIGVMIFVLLGMEKLVILIDNNSAFPSSFSTLVTALFFGLLSIRSRIFSLLDNTRSRTTYDQVIRPRWSPPPLAFPIVWMFIAVLRVISSVLVWQEMNHQFLVLPLIMFVIHLALGDTWNTIFTVERRLGAAVPVVILGPWLSAIVVTAIYWQTVPLAGMILSFSCVWLTVASVLVFRIWQLNGSEPLYPLKLAVVEK; from the coding sequence ATGAATCAATCCAATAATAGTGGCATACTTGAACAGTTTGTAAACATGGTGATGGGGGTAAAAACTGGCAATCAACAACAGTCTCTAAATACATCAGCAACAGCCACCCAAGAACTAGATATCAAGGCAGTTTTAGTTTATAAATTAGGAACTATTCTGCAAATAGGAGTGATGATTTTTGTGTTGCTGGGAATGGAAAAATTAGTAATTTTAATTGACAATAATTCTGCTTTTCCCAGTTCGTTTAGCACTTTAGTCACGGCGTTATTTTTTGGTTTATTAAGTATCCGTTCCCGCATTTTTTCGCTTTTAGATAATACCCGTTCTCGGACAACTTATGACCAGGTAATTAGACCAAGATGGTCTCCTCCACCTTTAGCATTTCCCATAGTTTGGATGTTCATTGCCGTTTTGCGAGTAATTTCTTCGGTATTAGTTTGGCAGGAAATGAATCACCAATTTTTGGTATTACCTTTAATTATGTTTGTGATACATCTGGCTTTAGGTGATACTTGGAATACGATTTTTACCGTAGAACGGAGATTAGGTGCTGCTGTTCCTGTGGTGATTTTAGGACCTTGGTTATCGGCTATAGTCGTAACAGCAATTTATTGGCAAACTGTTCCTTTGGCGGGAATGATTTTATCTTTTTCTTGTGTATGGTTAACTGTTGCTTCTGTATTGGTGTTCAGAATTTGGCAGTTAAATGGATCTGAGCCTTTGTATCCTTTGAAATTGGCTGTTGTGGAGAAATAA
- a CDS encoding clan AA aspartic protease has protein sequence MITGIIKNGRATVNVIFRLPEQPDFTIEFVIDTGFTEFLSLPTAAVNLLGFPCVYDMYATLADNSRVLLPVHQATIIWNGEERVVNVLATGKRPLLGTALLDGYKLSIQFTEGGLVTIEEL, from the coding sequence ATGATAACTGGCATTATCAAAAATGGACGTGCAACTGTCAATGTTATATTTCGATTGCCAGAACAACCAGATTTTACAATTGAATTTGTGATTGATACAGGTTTTACAGAGTTTCTTTCCTTACCGACCGCAGCAGTTAATCTCTTGGGTTTTCCTTGTGTTTATGATATGTATGCAACTTTAGCAGATAATAGCCGTGTGCTTTTACCAGTACATCAAGCTACCATTATCTGGAATGGAGAAGAAAGAGTAGTTAATGTTTTAGCTACAGGAAAGCGTCCCTTATTAGGAACTGCTTTACTTGACGGTTATAAACTATCTATCCAATTTACAGAAGGTGGTTTAGTAACAATTGAAGAATTATAG
- a CDS encoding DUF3349 domain-containing protein: protein MQITISPHLQSTYKLIQCAFPKGIEPQNYLPLLALLSEEMSDRNLAEVVAYYSGKDYSVVLNDVYRVQSINIPTSEAIANLKKRLLICGYEQWLEEG, encoded by the coding sequence ATGCAAATCACTATTTCACCACATCTACAAAGTACATATAAATTAATTCAATGTGCTTTTCCGAAGGGGATAGAACCACAAAATTATTTACCGCTTTTAGCATTACTCAGTGAAGAAATGTCAGATAGGAATTTAGCTGAAGTTGTAGCTTACTATAGTGGTAAAGATTATAGTGTTGTTCTCAATGATGTATATCGAGTGCAATCAATTAATATACCCACATCCGAAGCGATCGCTAATTTAAAGAAAAGATTGCTGATATGTGGTTATGAACAGTGGCTTGAGGAAGGATAA
- a CDS encoding DUF1308 domain-containing protein: protein MINLDTGTAIALIAENSPHRYELRQYVNGKEMVMTQTAFTEFTNIVKTIARLSEQNRANRLLQRVTIIPDNPSPKALNLQPTRKLGINDIIILGTGDQLNIVTTTADAKAVRAASAQGVDFHVYIHPPFPLTGN, encoded by the coding sequence ATGATTAATTTAGATACTGGCACTGCTATAGCTCTTATAGCCGAAAATTCCCCTCATCGCTATGAATTGCGACAATACGTAAACGGAAAAGAAATGGTAATGACTCAAACTGCTTTTACTGAGTTCACTAACATAGTGAAAACTATTGCTAGACTATCAGAACAAAACAGAGCTAATCGCCTTTTGCAAAGAGTAACTATCATCCCCGATAACCCATCACCTAAAGCTTTAAACCTACAACCAACACGAAAATTAGGAATAAACGATATTATTATATTAGGTACAGGTGATCAACTAAATATTGTCACCACCACAGCAGATGCAAAAGCAGTCAGAGCCGCTTCTGCTCAAGGTGTGGATTTCCATGTATATATTCATCCACCTTTTCCTTTAACTGGTAATTAA
- a CDS encoding MAE_28990/MAE_18760 family HEPN-like nuclease, with translation MNIESLERFKKELNQIREYLKHIQYVNDVAAYHVQDNDNEQIKNLLNTLSSHDRGFRTDRRIFEYKASIISLYGLLEKYVEIWIKEYLDFLSSVIPEYTQIHEKIRENHFELSLKLINTITTRESAKYQRLTKEEVLNKLNNCIVNPSKYQINTDAFVLLSGNLKHNKIVELFNKLNLDLNDELLKNEELKNEIGLTPERISRIEKDILYKKINDLVERRNEIAHGSEKSTEEDNLLQISELEPYIQFLEKYCQAIFQTLFEQVIKEESRHTFQKIENVINTYANKVLAFELENYTIKVGDMLIVENKEGRFYKKPILTIELNNKSYQELTVLEKTNVAVSVEPKIRDNQIFYIIKK, from the coding sequence ATGAATATAGAATCATTAGAAAGATTTAAAAAAGAACTCAATCAAATTCGAGAATATTTAAAACATATTCAATATGTAAATGATGTAGCTGCTTATCATGTTCAAGATAATGATAATGAGCAAATAAAAAATTTACTTAATACGCTAAGTAGTCACGATAGAGGTTTTAGAACAGACAGACGAATATTTGAATATAAAGCATCTATTATTTCACTATATGGACTGCTAGAAAAATATGTAGAAATATGGATTAAAGAGTATCTTGATTTTCTATCGAGTGTCATACCTGAATATACACAAATACACGAAAAAATTAGAGAAAATCATTTTGAACTTTCTTTAAAATTGATAAATACTATTACAACTAGAGAAAGTGCTAAATATCAACGTCTTACAAAAGAGGAAGTATTAAATAAACTTAATAATTGTATAGTTAATCCTAGCAAATATCAAATTAATACAGATGCTTTTGTTCTTTTGTCAGGTAATTTAAAACATAATAAAATTGTAGAGTTATTCAACAAGTTAAATTTGGATTTGAATGATGAATTGTTAAAAAATGAAGAACTTAAAAATGAAATTGGTTTAACACCAGAAAGAATTTCCAGAATAGAAAAAGATATTTTGTACAAAAAAATCAATGATTTAGTGGAAAGAAGAAACGAAATTGCTCACGGTTCAGAAAAATCAACAGAAGAAGATAACCTACTTCAAATATCTGAATTAGAACCTTATATTCAATTTTTAGAGAAATATTGTCAAGCTATTTTTCAGACATTATTTGAACAAGTTATCAAAGAAGAATCCAGACATACTTTTCAAAAAATAGAAAATGTGATTAATACTTATGCTAATAAAGTATTGGCGTTTGAACTTGAAAATTATACGATAAAAGTGGGAGATATGCTAATTGTTGAAAATAAAGAAGGTAGATTTTATAAAAAACCTATTTTAACAATTGAATTAAATAACAAATCATATCAAGAACTGACAGTTTTAGAAAAAACAAATGTTGCTGTAAGCGTTGAGCCTAAGATTAGGGATAATCAAATATTTTACATAATCAAAAAATAG
- a CDS encoding DUF262 domain-containing protein produces MIANSDLILGETFNFPENIDTIHESVSDREINEKYKKGEIRIVTEQARYPLDSIPTMLDSKKYILDPEYQRRKRWDDIRKSRLIESFIMNVPIPPIFLYEIDYSIYEVMDGQQRLTTIYDFYNDKFQLQGLQYWRELDGRNYTNLPEQVRKGIDRRYLSSIVLLQETAKSEEEAEELKRIVFERLNSGGEKLTPQETRNALQNGKFNQLCIKLSKNEAFRKMWYFPLESEGEEKLLENEYYKKMEDVELVLRFFAYRHFDKLKSTGVDKFLDEYLKQANSYSDQTMKNLENLFNDTIDIIYQILGNKAFIPPKEDRNKNTPLKIVYDAMMQVFARKIHFKNELLKYKEVIKREMYSDEKMLYVAEENDRFLFEGRYTTRKGLETRIRYFDNFLQKYIK; encoded by the coding sequence ATGATTGCAAATAGTGATTTAATTTTAGGCGAAACTTTTAATTTTCCAGAGAATATAGATACAATTCATGAATCAGTTTCAGATAGAGAAATTAATGAAAAATATAAAAAGGGTGAAATTAGAATTGTTACGGAACAAGCTCGTTATCCGTTAGATAGTATACCAACAATGCTAGATAGTAAAAAATACATTCTTGATCCTGAATATCAACGTCGAAAAAGATGGGATGATATTCGTAAATCTAGGTTGATAGAATCATTTATTATGAATGTACCAATCCCACCTATATTTTTATATGAAATAGACTATTCTATTTATGAAGTAATGGATGGACAACAAAGATTAACTACCATTTATGATTTTTATAATGATAAGTTTCAACTACAAGGATTACAGTATTGGAGAGAATTAGATGGTAGAAACTATACAAACTTACCAGAGCAAGTGAGAAAAGGTATAGATAGGCGCTATTTATCATCTATTGTTTTATTACAAGAAACAGCTAAAAGTGAAGAAGAAGCGGAAGAACTGAAAAGAATAGTTTTTGAAAGACTCAATAGTGGTGGAGAAAAGTTAACTCCTCAAGAAACAAGAAATGCTTTACAAAATGGAAAATTTAATCAATTATGTATAAAACTTTCCAAAAATGAAGCCTTCCGAAAAATGTGGTATTTTCCTTTAGAGAGTGAAGGAGAAGAAAAATTACTAGAAAATGAATATTATAAAAAGATGGAAGATGTGGAATTAGTTTTGCGCTTCTTTGCTTATCGTCATTTTGATAAATTAAAATCTACAGGAGTTGATAAATTCCTAGATGAATATTTAAAACAAGCAAATAGCTATTCTGATCAAACAATGAAAAACCTGGAAAATCTATTTAATGATACTATTGATATAATTTATCAAATATTAGGAAATAAAGCTTTTATTCCACCAAAAGAAGATCGTAATAAAAACACTCCTTTAAAAATAGTGTATGATGCAATGATGCAAGTATTTGCTAGAAAAATTCACTTTAAGAATGAATTATTAAAATATAAGGAAGTAATCAAACGTGAGATGTATTCTGATGAAAAAATGTTATATGTAGCAGAAGAAAATGATCGTTTCCTTTTTGAAGGTAGGTATACTACCAGAAAAGGTTTAGAAACACGAATTAGATATTTTGATAATTTTCTACAAAAGTACATTAAATAA
- a CDS encoding ATP-dependent Clp protease ATP-binding subunit — MFERFTEKAIKVIMLAQEEARRLGHNFVGTEQILLGLIGEGTGVAAKVLKSMGVNLKDARIEVEKIIGRGSGFVAVEIPFTPRAKRVLELSLEEARQLGHNYIGTEHLLLGLIREGEGVAARVLENLGVDLTKVRTQVIRMLGETAEVTPGGPSGRTKTPTLDEFGSNLTQMAIDNKLDPVVGRAKEIERVIQILGRRTKNNPVLIGEPGVGKTAIAEGLASRIASKDIPDILEDKRVVTLDIGLLVAGTKYRGEFEERLKKIMDEIRSAGNVILVIDEVHTLIGAGAAEGAIDAANILKPALARGELQCIGATTLDEYRKHIERDAALERRFQPVMVGEPTVDETIEILYGLRDRYEAHHKLKISDEALVAAAKLSDRYISDRYLPDKAIDLVDEAGSRVRLINSQLPPAAKELDKELRQILKEKDDAVRSQDFDRAGELRDREMEIKAEIRTIAQTKSNGSSGDGIEPVVTEEDIAHIVASWTGVPVNKLTESESEKLLHMEDTLHQRLIGQDDAVKAVSRAIRRARVGLKNPNRPIASFVFSGPTGVGKTELAKSLASYFFGSEEAMIRLDMSEYMERHTVSKLIGSPPGYVGYNEGGQLTEAVRRRPYTVVLFDEIEKAHPDVFNMLLQILEDGRLTDAKGRTVDFKNTLLILTSNIGSKVIEKGGSGIGFDFAEDANESQYNRIRSLVNEELKNYFRPEFLNRLDEIIVFRQLNKAEVTEIADIMLKEVFGRLTEKGIVLEVTDRFKDRLITEGYSPSYGARPLRRAIMRLLEDSLAEEILSGRIKDGDTALVDVDENGIVQVSSQQTRELLPQGVES, encoded by the coding sequence ATGTTTGAGCGCTTCACAGAAAAAGCCATTAAGGTAATCATGCTGGCCCAAGAAGAGGCCCGCCGTTTAGGTCACAACTTTGTCGGAACTGAGCAGATCCTCTTGGGTTTGATTGGTGAAGGCACAGGAGTAGCCGCCAAGGTGCTGAAATCAATGGGAGTTAATCTTAAAGATGCTCGCATTGAAGTTGAAAAAATCATAGGACGGGGTTCAGGCTTTGTAGCCGTGGAAATTCCGTTTACGCCACGGGCAAAACGGGTTTTAGAACTATCCTTGGAAGAAGCACGCCAATTGGGGCATAACTACATTGGTACCGAGCATCTGTTGTTGGGCCTGATCCGCGAAGGGGAAGGTGTCGCAGCCAGGGTGCTAGAAAACCTCGGTGTAGATTTGACCAAGGTGAGAACCCAAGTGATTCGGATGTTGGGAGAAACGGCGGAAGTTACGCCGGGTGGCCCCTCTGGTCGCACTAAAACCCCAACTCTCGATGAGTTTGGATCAAACCTGACCCAAATGGCTATTGATAACAAGCTTGATCCTGTGGTGGGACGCGCCAAGGAAATCGAGCGAGTTATCCAAATTTTGGGTCGCCGGACTAAAAACAATCCAGTTTTGATTGGTGAACCTGGTGTTGGTAAAACCGCCATCGCTGAAGGTTTAGCTTCACGCATCGCCAGCAAGGATATCCCCGATATCTTGGAAGATAAGCGTGTAGTCACTCTTGATATTGGTTTGCTAGTAGCAGGAACTAAATATCGGGGTGAATTTGAAGAACGTCTCAAAAAAATTATGGATGAAATCCGCTCTGCGGGTAATGTCATCCTAGTAATTGACGAAGTTCACACCTTAATTGGTGCAGGTGCAGCCGAAGGGGCGATTGATGCGGCGAACATCCTCAAGCCAGCTTTGGCGCGGGGTGAATTGCAATGTATCGGTGCTACTACTTTGGATGAATACCGTAAACACATTGAACGGGATGCAGCGTTGGAAAGACGCTTCCAGCCTGTAATGGTGGGTGAGCCGACCGTTGATGAAACAATAGAAATTTTATATGGTTTGCGCGATCGCTATGAAGCACACCACAAGCTGAAAATATCCGATGAAGCATTGGTGGCGGCAGCTAAGTTGTCTGATCGTTATATTAGCGATCGCTATTTGCCAGATAAAGCCATTGATTTGGTGGATGAAGCCGGCTCACGGGTGCGCTTAATTAACTCCCAACTGCCCCCAGCAGCTAAGGAATTAGACAAGGAACTACGGCAAATCTTAAAAGAAAAAGATGATGCAGTCCGTTCTCAGGACTTTGATCGGGCGGGGGAATTGCGCGATCGGGAAATGGAAATCAAGGCCGAAATTCGCACTATTGCCCAAACTAAGAGTAACGGCTCTAGTGGTGACGGTATTGAACCCGTAGTTACAGAAGAAGACATTGCTCACATTGTCGCTTCCTGGACTGGTGTACCAGTTAACAAACTCACTGAATCTGAGTCCGAGAAGTTGCTACACATGGAAGATACCTTACATCAGCGCCTCATCGGTCAAGATGACGCTGTGAAGGCTGTTTCCCGCGCCATTCGTCGCGCTCGTGTCGGTTTAAAAAATCCGAATCGGCCGATCGCTAGTTTTGTCTTCTCCGGTCCAACTGGGGTAGGTAAAACTGAATTGGCGAAGTCCTTAGCCTCTTACTTCTTCGGTTCAGAAGAAGCGATGATTCGCTTAGATATGTCCGAATACATGGAGCGTCACACCGTCAGTAAGTTGATCGGTTCACCTCCTGGTTATGTCGGTTACAACGAAGGTGGTCAGTTAACAGAAGCTGTCCGTCGTCGTCCTTACACTGTGGTGTTATTCGATGAAATCGAAAAAGCCCACCCCGATGTCTTCAATATGCTTTTGCAAATTTTGGAAGATGGGCGTTTAACTGACGCGAAAGGTCGCACAGTGGACTTTAAGAACACTTTGCTGATTTTAACTTCCAATATTGGTTCTAAGGTAATTGAAAAAGGCGGTAGCGGTATTGGTTTCGATTTTGCTGAAGATGCTAACGAATCTCAGTACAACCGCATTCGTTCTTTAGTGAATGAGGAACTGAAGAATTACTTCCGTCCTGAGTTCTTGAACCGGTTAGATGAAATTATCGTCTTCCGTCAGTTGAATAAGGCTGAAGTCACGGAAATCGCCGATATCATGCTCAAGGAAGTGTTTGGTCGCTTGACGGAAAAAGGCATTGTCTTAGAAGTTACAGACCGCTTCAAGGATCGCTTGATCACTGAGGGTTATAGTCCTAGCTACGGTGCAAGGCCATTACGTCGGGCAATTATGCGCTTGTTAGAAGATAGTTTGGCGGAAGAAATTCTGTCTGGACGCATCAAAGATGGCGATACTGCTCTTGTTGACGTTGATGAAAATGGCATTGTCCAAGTTAGTTCTCAACAAACACGGGAGTTATTACCCCAAGGTGTTGAGTCTTAG
- a CDS encoding peptidoglycan-binding domain-containing protein, which produces MKLQNFLNTEEKWGYEAIAEDRELSRQVQVRLIDLRLLEPPADGLFGPVSTAALKKFQTLTETGETDFLGAVTAKKLIETKTEDLPKPPLNLGTDIASKIIKYMLAKNYEVFTNPKEYNIVYIEGINGDWTLNSDAANAFNDRRIVIEIVDGVPKIVDHWQATTEPGSKYTHKPMNRKGAARIQFGQYKAWRVGKHGTSNPHEALVQCGNITVCRDFNEDFKRTGDELDTGDYFAVNQHWGYDYPSNDIKGASAGCLVGRLTEGHREFMAIVKQDRRYLQNNSYTFYTTIISGDDLLQST; this is translated from the coding sequence ATGAAACTACAAAACTTCTTGAATACAGAGGAAAAATGGGGTTACGAAGCGATCGCCGAAGATCGGGAATTGTCTCGGCAAGTTCAAGTAAGATTAATTGATTTAAGACTCCTAGAACCACCCGCCGACGGACTATTTGGACCAGTTTCCACAGCCGCACTGAAAAAGTTCCAAACCTTAACAGAAACAGGAGAAACTGATTTTCTAGGTGCAGTCACAGCCAAAAAATTGATTGAAACTAAAACAGAAGACCTGCCAAAACCTCCTTTAAATCTAGGAACTGATATTGCCAGCAAGATCATTAAATATATGTTGGCTAAAAATTATGAAGTATTCACCAATCCCAAAGAATACAACATTGTTTATATCGAGGGTATAAATGGAGACTGGACACTCAATAGTGATGCTGCCAACGCCTTTAATGACCGCCGCATTGTGATCGAAATCGTAGATGGTGTCCCCAAAATCGTTGATCATTGGCAAGCAACTACTGAACCAGGTAGTAAATATACTCACAAACCCATGAATCGCAAAGGAGCAGCAAGAATCCAGTTTGGACAATACAAGGCTTGGAGAGTGGGAAAACACGGTACTTCCAATCCCCATGAAGCATTAGTTCAATGTGGAAACATCACTGTTTGTCGAGATTTTAACGAAGATTTCAAACGAACTGGTGATGAATTGGATACAGGTGATTATTTTGCCGTTAATCAACATTGGGGCTATGATTACCCCAGCAATGATATCAAAGGAGCTAGTGCAGGTTGTTTAGTCGGTCGGCTAACGGAAGGACACCGTGAGTTCATGGCTATCGTTAAGCAAGACCGCCGCTATCTTCAGAACAATAGTTACACTTTTTATACTACCATCATTTCCGGGGATGATTTATTACAGTCAACTTAA
- a CDS encoding RNA-guided endonuclease InsQ/TnpB family protein, with protein sequence MLLSFKTALIPNNRQITAFRKASGVARHAYNWANAQIIDILATRKEGEKLKLPSAIDLHKKLVAEVKSEHIWYYEVNKNIPQKALADLRQAWDRCFRKTSKQPRFKKKGQRDSFYLESGTKAKPAIKNDSKRIKLPSIGWVRLAEPLPITVTHNCVISRQADKWFISVKYEVEKPPILADRPTIGVDIGIKELAVCSNGEVFENPKAYRHKSKRMKRLQRSVSRKIKGSNNRKKAVRKLAKLHAKVSNIRQDSIHKLTYYLAKNHSIIKIEDLHVKAFLKNHKLAGAIADCGMYEFKRQLEYKTEKFGSELILVDRFFPSSQICSNCGNHRHKMPLKNRVYICPDCGYKADRDLNAARNIDRWFVDIFIPVA encoded by the coding sequence ATGCTTTTATCATTCAAAACTGCACTAATTCCAAATAACCGACAGATTACAGCTTTTCGCAAAGCCTCTGGAGTAGCTAGACACGCCTATAACTGGGCAAATGCTCAAATCATAGATATTTTAGCTACTCGCAAAGAAGGCGAAAAACTTAAATTACCATCAGCTATTGACTTGCATAAAAAGTTAGTTGCTGAGGTAAAATCTGAGCATATTTGGTATTACGAAGTTAATAAAAATATCCCTCAGAAGGCGTTAGCTGACTTACGCCAAGCATGGGATAGGTGTTTTAGGAAGACATCGAAACAACCCCGATTCAAAAAGAAAGGTCAACGTGATTCTTTCTATTTGGAGTCAGGAACTAAGGCGAAACCAGCAATTAAAAATGATAGTAAAAGAATTAAATTACCGTCAATTGGCTGGGTACGTTTAGCAGAACCTTTACCGATTACAGTAACTCATAATTGCGTGATTTCTAGACAGGCTGATAAATGGTTTATTTCTGTTAAATACGAAGTTGAAAAACCTCCTATACTTGCAGACAGACCGACCATTGGTGTTGACATTGGTATCAAAGAATTAGCAGTTTGCAGTAATGGTGAAGTATTCGAGAATCCTAAAGCCTACCGCCATAAGAGTAAACGCATGAAACGTTTACAGCGTAGTGTGAGCAGGAAAATTAAAGGCTCTAATAACCGTAAAAAAGCTGTGAGAAAATTAGCTAAATTACACGCCAAAGTTTCTAATATTCGCCAGGATTCTATTCACAAATTAACCTACTATCTAGCTAAAAACCACAGCATAATTAAGATAGAAGATTTGCACGTTAAGGCATTTTTGAAGAACCACAAATTAGCAGGTGCAATTGCAGATTGTGGGATGTATGAATTTAAAAGGCAATTAGAGTACAAAACTGAGAAATTCGGGAGTGAACTAATCCTTGTGGATAGGTTCTTTCCTAGTTCCCAAATATGCTCTAACTGCGGTAATCATCGTCATAAAATGCCATTAAAAAACCGCGTTTATATTTGTCCTGATTGTGGCTATAAAGCTGACAGGGACTTAAATGCAGCGCGTAATATTGACCGATGGTTTGTGGATATTTTTATCCCTGTAGCGTAG